A genomic segment from Pseudomonas sessilinigenes encodes:
- a CDS encoding YcgN family cysteine cluster protein has protein sequence MAAKVEPFWIRKTLEQLDQEEWESLCDGCGLCCLQKLEDEDDNSVYYTRIACKLLDLKTCQCSDYANRRESVPDCIQLTPGKADEFKWLPPTCGYRLVSEGKDLPLWHHLVCGDRDAVHHERISQSGRMLAEGSVAEEDWEDHLIFRAG, from the coding sequence ATGGCCGCCAAAGTCGAACCATTCTGGATACGCAAGACCCTCGAACAACTCGACCAGGAGGAATGGGAGTCGTTGTGCGATGGCTGCGGCCTGTGTTGCCTGCAAAAGCTCGAGGACGAGGACGACAACAGCGTCTATTACACCCGTATCGCCTGCAAGCTGCTGGACCTGAAGACCTGCCAGTGCAGTGACTACGCCAACCGTCGCGAGTCGGTGCCCGACTGCATCCAGCTCACGCCGGGCAAGGCCGATGAATTCAAGTGGCTGCCACCCACTTGCGGTTACCGTCTGGTGAGCGAAGGCAAGGACCTGCCGCTCTGGCACCACCTGGTGTGCGGCGATCGCGATGCGGTGCACCATGAGCGCATTTCCCAGTCCGGACGCATGCTGGCCGAAGGTAGCGTGGCGGAAGAAGACTGGGAGGATCACCTGATTTTTCGCGCAGGCTGA
- a CDS encoding YgaP family membrane protein translates to MSERKQLQTIESTPFQSPSQQNVQGWERIGSLAGGVVMVGKGLRRGGVFGLVQVALGGVALARGITGHSSAKSLLEKSRRDMHHVRTKIEQASAELRNLKATADAAGRRPKTTAEDTNLPGHQD, encoded by the coding sequence ATGAGCGAGCGCAAACAGTTGCAGACGATAGAGTCGACCCCGTTCCAGAGCCCTTCGCAGCAGAACGTCCAGGGTTGGGAGCGCATCGGCTCGCTGGCCGGTGGCGTGGTGATGGTGGGCAAGGGCCTGCGCCGCGGCGGTGTGTTCGGCCTGGTACAGGTGGCGCTCGGCGGTGTGGCCCTGGCCCGAGGCATCACGGGCCACAGTTCGGCCAAGAGCCTGCTGGAAAAGAGCCGCCGGGACATGCACCACGTAAGGACGAAGATCGAACAGGCCTCGGCGGAGCTACGCAACCTGAAGGCCACTGCCGATGCCGCCGGACGTCGTCCAAAGACTACCGCCGAGGATACCAACCTCCCCGGCCACCAGGACTGA
- a CDS encoding RNA methyltransferase has product MANKRYSCIGLYNPKSPENVGSVMRAAGCYGVASVFYTGKRYERARDFVTDTKKVHQDIPLIGIDDLKKILPLGCIPVAVELVEGARPLPEYTHPDRALYIFGPEDGSLDKEIRDWCEDVIYIPTNGCMNLAATVNVVLYDRLAKGNNTRSGPKF; this is encoded by the coding sequence GTGGCAAACAAAAGGTACAGCTGCATCGGTTTGTATAACCCCAAGTCACCGGAGAACGTCGGTTCGGTGATGCGCGCCGCTGGCTGCTATGGCGTCGCCTCGGTGTTCTACACCGGCAAGCGCTATGAGCGTGCCCGCGACTTCGTCACCGACACCAAGAAAGTCCATCAGGACATTCCGCTGATCGGCATCGACGACCTGAAGAAGATCCTCCCTTTAGGCTGTATTCCCGTTGCCGTGGAGCTGGTCGAAGGCGCCCGCCCACTGCCCGAATACACCCACCCCGATCGCGCCCTGTACATTTTCGGCCCGGAAGACGGCTCCCTCGACAAGGAAATCCGCGACTGGTGCGAAGACGTGATCTACATCCCCACCAACGGCTGCATGAATTTGGCGGCCACGGTCAACGTGGTGCTCTACGACCGCCTGGCCAAGGGCAACAACACCCGCTCCGGTCCCAAGTTCTGA
- a CDS encoding YajD family HNH nuclease, translated as MSSSTPSSNTAKLDRILADAQRDREMGYRDKALKMYPHVCGRCAREFSGKRLSELTVHHRDHNHDNNPQDGSNWELLCLYCHDNEHSRYTDQQYFGEGSLSTPKVAKATHNPFAALAGMMKKDE; from the coding sequence ATGAGTTCGTCCACTCCTAGTTCCAACACCGCCAAGCTGGACCGCATCCTTGCCGACGCCCAGCGCGACCGGGAAATGGGCTACCGCGACAAGGCGCTGAAGATGTACCCCCACGTCTGCGGCCGCTGCGCCCGTGAGTTCTCCGGCAAGCGCCTGAGCGAGCTGACCGTGCACCACCGCGACCACAACCACGACAACAATCCCCAGGACGGCTCCAACTGGGAATTGCTGTGCTTGTACTGCCACGACAACGAACACTCGCGCTACACCGACCAGCAGTATTTCGGCGAGGGCTCCCTGAGCACGCCGAAAGTCGCCAAGGCCACCCACAACCCCTTCGCCGCCCTGGCCGGAATGATGAAGAAAGACGAATGA
- a CDS encoding cyclic nucleotide-binding domain-containing protein, whose product MSEPTLLNNEIRDWLMDCGLFDQLLPADFNAAAGYFSISSIAQGEAIFHEGDAGSFMCIIHSGQVAVQKRSHDGQLLSVATLRSGRAFGEMAVLDGERRSATCVAASDCQLLNLGKDSLEKMLNDAPKIAAKIIRALAVSLSKRLRMADGQLLAQQV is encoded by the coding sequence ATGTCCGAACCCACCCTGCTGAACAATGAAATCCGTGACTGGCTGATGGACTGCGGCCTGTTCGACCAACTGTTGCCCGCCGACTTCAACGCGGCGGCCGGCTACTTCAGCATCAGCAGCATCGCCCAGGGCGAGGCGATCTTTCATGAGGGCGATGCCGGTAGCTTCATGTGCATCATCCACAGCGGCCAGGTAGCCGTGCAGAAGCGCAGTCACGACGGCCAGCTCTTGAGCGTCGCGACCCTGCGCAGCGGCCGGGCCTTTGGCGAAATGGCGGTACTCGATGGCGAACGGCGCTCCGCCACCTGCGTGGCGGCCAGCGATTGCCAGTTGCTCAACCTGGGCAAGGACTCCCTGGAGAAAATGCTCAATGATGCGCCGAAGATCGCCGCCAAGATCATCCGCGCCCTGGCTGTCTCGCTGTCCAAGCGCCTGCGCATGGCCGACGGCCAGTTGCTCGCACAGCAGGTCTGA
- a CDS encoding S9 family peptidase, which yields MPLPANDTSAPIAHKAAGADPYAWLQERDTDAVLDYLKAENSYQERQLAQQAPLREALFQEIKGRILETDLSLPSPWGPYLYYTRTTAGDEYARHYRCPRPADDSLTVDESREQLLLDPNVLANGGFFSLGAFSISPDHQRLAYSLDTSGEETYTLFVKELANDKVSELPFQQCDGSMTWANDSQTLFFGELDETHRPHKLLRYRLDGTAAEEVFHEPDGRFFLHCYRASSERHLLLSLGSKTTSESWALDAEQPHQPFTCLAPRVEGHEYDVDHGQLEGRWTWFIRSNREGINFALYQAQDTGRVPDQDDWRLLVAHNPEVMLDGVTLNAGAMTLSLREGGLPIIEVHPQGLPSYRVQLPDAAYSLHVQNSLEFASERIRLRYEALNRPAQVRQLQLADGQQQVLKQTPVLGEFDPDAYVSQRLWATATDGTRVPISLVVKREYLGRPTPLYLYGYGAYGESLDPWFSHARLSLLDRGMAFAIAHVRGGGELGEAWYRAGKQEHKQNTFSDFIACAEHLVAQGLTTSRQLAISGGSAGGLLIGAVLNQRPELFQVAIAEVPFVDVLNTMLDPELPLTVTEYDEWGNPEEPQVHARIKAYAPYENVQAQAYPATLVIAGYNDSRVQYWEAAKWVARLRATKTDDNLLLLKTELGAGHGGMSGRYQGLRDVALEYAFVLNILGLG from the coding sequence ATGCCCTTACCTGCCAATGACACCAGCGCCCCGATCGCCCACAAGGCCGCCGGCGCTGACCCCTACGCCTGGCTGCAGGAGCGCGACACCGACGCGGTGCTCGATTACCTGAAGGCGGAAAACAGCTACCAGGAACGCCAACTGGCCCAGCAGGCGCCCCTGCGCGAGGCCCTGTTCCAGGAAATCAAGGGACGAATCCTCGAGACCGACCTGTCGCTGCCCTCGCCCTGGGGCCCCTATCTGTATTACACCCGGACCACTGCCGGCGACGAATACGCCCGGCATTACCGCTGCCCACGCCCGGCGGACGACAGCCTGACGGTGGACGAAAGCCGCGAACAACTGCTGCTGGACCCGAACGTCCTGGCCAATGGCGGTTTCTTCTCCCTGGGCGCCTTCAGCATCAGCCCCGACCATCAGCGGCTGGCCTATAGCCTCGACACCAGCGGCGAGGAGACCTACACCCTGTTCGTCAAGGAACTGGCCAACGACAAGGTCAGCGAACTGCCGTTCCAGCAGTGCGACGGCAGCATGACCTGGGCCAACGACAGCCAGACCCTGTTCTTCGGCGAACTGGACGAGACCCATCGTCCACACAAGCTGTTGCGCTATCGCCTGGACGGCACAGCGGCCGAAGAGGTGTTCCATGAACCGGACGGGCGCTTCTTCCTGCATTGCTACCGCGCCAGCTCCGAACGCCACCTGCTGTTGTCCCTGGGCAGCAAGACCACCAGCGAAAGCTGGGCCCTGGACGCCGAGCAGCCGCACCAGCCATTCACCTGCCTGGCGCCCCGGGTCGAGGGCCATGAGTACGATGTCGACCACGGCCAGCTCGAAGGCCGCTGGACCTGGTTCATCCGCAGTAATCGCGAGGGCATCAACTTCGCCCTCTACCAGGCCCAGGACACCGGTCGTGTTCCCGACCAGGACGACTGGCGCCTGCTGGTTGCGCATAACCCCGAGGTGATGCTCGATGGCGTGACCCTCAATGCCGGGGCCATGACCCTGAGCCTGCGCGAAGGCGGCCTGCCAATCATCGAGGTGCACCCGCAAGGCCTGCCCAGCTACCGCGTGCAATTGCCAGACGCCGCCTACAGCCTGCACGTACAAAACAGCCTGGAGTTCGCCAGCGAGCGTATCCGCCTGCGCTACGAAGCCTTGAACCGCCCGGCCCAGGTACGCCAGTTGCAACTGGCCGACGGCCAGCAGCAGGTACTCAAGCAGACCCCGGTGCTGGGCGAGTTCGACCCTGATGCCTATGTCAGCCAGCGCCTGTGGGCCACCGCCACCGATGGCACCCGGGTGCCCATCAGCCTGGTGGTCAAGCGCGAGTACCTGGGTCGTCCTACGCCTCTGTACCTGTATGGCTACGGTGCCTATGGCGAGAGCCTCGACCCGTGGTTCTCCCATGCCCGCCTGAGCCTGCTCGATCGCGGCATGGCCTTCGCCATCGCCCATGTGCGAGGTGGTGGCGAGCTGGGCGAAGCCTGGTACCGAGCCGGCAAGCAGGAGCACAAGCAGAACACCTTCAGCGACTTCATCGCCTGCGCCGAGCACCTGGTGGCCCAGGGCCTGACCACCTCCCGCCAACTGGCCATCAGCGGTGGCAGCGCTGGCGGCCTGCTGATCGGCGCGGTGCTCAACCAGCGCCCCGAGCTGTTCCAGGTGGCCATCGCCGAAGTGCCGTTCGTCGATGTGCTCAACACCATGCTCGACCCGGAACTGCCATTGACCGTCACCGAGTACGACGAATGGGGCAACCCCGAGGAGCCGCAGGTGCATGCACGCATCAAGGCTTACGCCCCTTACGAGAACGTGCAGGCCCAGGCCTACCCGGCCACGCTGGTGATCGCCGGCTACAACGACAGCCGCGTGCAGTACTGGGAAGCCGCCAAGTGGGTGGCCAGGCTGCGGGCGACCAAGACCGACGACAACCTGCTGTTGCTCAAGACCGAACTGGGCGCCGGCCACGGCGGCATGAGCGGGCGCTATCAGGGATTACGTGACGTAGCCCTCGAATATGCCTTTGTCCTGAACATTCTGGGCCTGGGCTGA
- a CDS encoding MFS transporter yields MTENDYLIAWGCYAFAALGCLLVWMRLTRWMWRWLREPLRVLVAVLLFSPTIIDPVKEKIAPAVAITALDVAFKVGNNAWRAVSDLFMYGMIAFGVYLLFVLIRWPIERSMRERRQRSEAAKAAAKAAEAEDDQPFGSAGNDRYGRPPAGSAPLNTRVEPRL; encoded by the coding sequence ATGACCGAGAACGACTATCTGATCGCTTGGGGCTGCTATGCCTTCGCCGCCTTGGGCTGCCTGCTGGTATGGATGCGCCTGACCCGCTGGATGTGGCGCTGGTTGCGCGAGCCGTTGCGCGTGCTGGTCGCCGTGTTGCTGTTCAGCCCGACCATCATCGACCCGGTCAAGGAAAAAATCGCTCCGGCCGTGGCCATCACCGCCCTGGACGTGGCCTTCAAGGTGGGTAACAACGCCTGGCGCGCGGTTTCCGATCTGTTCATGTACGGCATGATCGCCTTCGGCGTGTACCTGCTGTTCGTGCTGATCCGCTGGCCGATAGAGCGCTCGATGCGCGAGCGCCGCCAGCGCAGCGAAGCGGCGAAAGCCGCAGCCAAGGCGGCTGAAGCGGAAGATGACCAGCCTTTTGGCAGTGCCGGCAATGATCGTTACGGTCGCCCGCCTGCTGGCAGTGCTCCCCTGAACACGCGGGTCGAGCCGCGTTTGTAA
- a CDS encoding class II glutamine amidotransferase encodes MCELLGMSANVPTDIVFSFTGLMQRGGRTGPHRDGWGIAFYEGRGLRLFQDPAASSESEVANLVQRYPIKSEVVIGHIRQANVGKVCLANTHPFVRELWGRNWCFAHNGQLADFQPETQFYRPVGDTDSEAAFCDLLNRVRQAFPEPIAIEQVLPILIQACSEYRSKGVFNALLSDGDWLFCYCSTKLAQITRRAPFGPARLKDVDVIVDFQAETTPDDVVTVIATEPLTENETWTRYQPGQWSLWRRGECISHGQTE; translated from the coding sequence ATGTGTGAATTGTTGGGCATGAGCGCCAATGTACCGACCGACATCGTCTTCAGCTTCACCGGGCTGATGCAGCGTGGCGGTCGTACCGGCCCCCATCGTGATGGTTGGGGCATTGCCTTCTACGAAGGCCGGGGCCTGCGCCTGTTCCAGGACCCTGCGGCCAGCAGCGAGTCGGAAGTGGCCAATCTGGTGCAGCGCTATCCGATCAAGAGCGAAGTGGTCATCGGCCATATCCGCCAGGCCAATGTCGGCAAGGTCTGCCTGGCCAATACCCATCCTTTTGTCCGTGAGCTGTGGGGCCGCAACTGGTGTTTTGCCCATAACGGCCAGTTGGCGGATTTCCAGCCCGAGACCCAGTTCTATCGCCCGGTGGGGGATACCGACAGCGAGGCGGCGTTCTGCGACTTGCTCAATCGGGTCCGCCAGGCATTTCCCGAGCCGATTGCGATCGAGCAAGTGCTGCCGATCCTGATCCAGGCCTGCAGCGAGTATCGCAGCAAGGGGGTGTTCAACGCCTTGCTCAGCGATGGCGACTGGCTGTTCTGCTACTGCTCCACCAAGCTGGCGCAGATCACCCGGCGCGCACCGTTCGGCCCGGCCCGCCTGAAGGATGTCGATGTGATCGTCGACTTCCAGGCAGAAACCACCCCGGACGACGTGGTCACGGTGATCGCCACCGAACCCTTGACCGAAAACGAAACCTGGACCCGCTACCAGCCGGGACAGTGGAGCCTGTGGCGGCGCGGAGAGTGCATCAGCCATGGCCAGACCGAATAA
- a CDS encoding DUF2937 family protein: protein MLLSYLRLVLFAAGLLIGVQVPGFISDYAKRVEAHMIESQNSLQGFQATAQQFFKGDLNALVAHYRASDDPVFRSDADSLSGLLSRQLALDKQYQAMQGPWYIRMLQVALAADPAIRKETWDGYSYQILLTPEAMSWAMGGALLLSFGLECLYRLIDWVVLGGRRLRQSRPIEERDLKGL, encoded by the coding sequence ATGTTGCTCAGTTACCTGCGTCTGGTGTTGTTCGCGGCCGGCCTGTTGATCGGTGTGCAAGTGCCGGGCTTCATCAGCGACTACGCCAAGCGGGTCGAAGCCCACATGATCGAATCGCAGAACAGCCTGCAAGGGTTCCAGGCCACCGCGCAGCAGTTCTTCAAGGGCGACCTGAACGCCCTGGTGGCCCATTACCGGGCCAGCGACGATCCGGTGTTTCGCAGCGATGCCGACAGCCTGAGCGGCCTGCTCAGTCGCCAGCTCGCCCTGGACAAGCAGTACCAGGCGATGCAAGGCCCCTGGTACATCCGCATGCTGCAAGTCGCCCTGGCGGCCGACCCGGCGATCCGCAAGGAAACCTGGGATGGCTACAGCTACCAGATCCTGTTGACCCCGGAGGCGATGTCCTGGGCCATGGGCGGCGCCTTGCTGCTGTCCTTCGGCCTGGAATGCCTGTACCGGCTGATCGACTGGGTCGTGCTCGGCGGTCGTCGCCTGCGCCAGAGCCGGCCCATCGAAGAGCGCGATCTCAAGGGGCTCTGA
- a CDS encoding LysR family transcriptional regulator, translating to MNLKFLETFIWVARLKNFSLTAEKLFTTQAAVSSRIAVLEGELGVKLFLRDSRGVSLTPEGVKVLEHAEQMLDTLQALKQSIEAPSSKVGRLRIGVMDTVIHTWLSPLVAQMMDHYPQVEIELVADTSLNLCEQLQKGFLDLALQTDLLRRESIRSLELASYPVSWIAASDSIYNRHYDSLAELARERIVTYSKNSLPHQQVMSLMQASGVLAPRLSCVNSVSAITRLLRDGFGIGALPPVLVREELARGELTQLDIDQRPPNLQVVVSWRVGVELVEDIVGLCQRVVQRYAQKVGQEHLLLAPSL from the coding sequence ATGAATCTCAAGTTCCTCGAAACCTTCATCTGGGTCGCTCGGCTGAAGAACTTCAGCCTGACTGCGGAAAAGCTCTTCACCACCCAGGCAGCCGTGTCCAGCCGCATCGCGGTGCTGGAGGGTGAGTTGGGGGTCAAGCTGTTCCTGCGCGACTCGCGGGGCGTGAGCCTGACTCCGGAAGGGGTGAAGGTGCTGGAGCATGCCGAACAGATGCTCGACACCCTACAGGCATTGAAGCAGTCGATAGAGGCGCCCTCGAGCAAGGTCGGGCGGCTGCGGATCGGGGTCATGGACACAGTGATCCACACCTGGCTCAGCCCCCTGGTGGCGCAGATGATGGACCACTATCCCCAGGTGGAAATCGAGCTGGTGGCCGATACCTCGCTCAATCTTTGCGAGCAACTGCAAAAGGGCTTTCTGGACCTGGCGCTGCAGACCGATCTGCTACGCCGGGAAAGCATCCGCAGCCTGGAGCTGGCCAGCTACCCGGTCAGCTGGATCGCCGCCAGCGATTCGATCTACAACCGCCATTACGACTCCCTGGCCGAACTGGCCCGGGAGCGAATCGTCACCTACTCGAAGAATTCCCTGCCCCATCAGCAGGTGATGAGCCTGATGCAAGCCAGCGGCGTGCTGGCTCCCAGGCTCAGTTGCGTCAACTCGGTCTCGGCCATCACCCGCCTGCTGCGCGACGGCTTCGGGATCGGCGCGCTGCCGCCAGTGTTGGTGCGCGAGGAACTGGCCCGGGGCGAGCTGACACAGTTGGACATCGATCAGCGCCCACCGAACCTGCAGGTGGTGGTGTCGTGGCGGGTGGGAGTGGAGTTGGTGGAGGACATCGTCGGGCTGTGCCAGCGCGTCGTGCAACGCTATGCCCAGAAGGTCGGCCAGGAGCATCTGCTCCTGGCACCGTCCCTGTAG
- a CDS encoding MFS transporter, protein MSAPETLAAKAPRRAGPFDWYTDINQQERRAFWSCKIGYGLDGMDTQMLSFVIPTLIALWGITSAEAGLIHTSTLLASALGGWIAGILSDRIGRVRTLQLTVLWFAFFTFVCGLAQNYEQLLVARTLMGFGFGGEWTAGAVLIGEVIRAQNRGKAVGMVQSGWALGWGLTALLYALLFSLLPPEDAWRGLFILGILPAIFVIFVRRLVKDPEVYRETRAKEAPSNPPRFYEIFAPGIISTTLRASLLAAGAQGGYYAITFWLPTFLKTERGLSVLSTGGYLAMVIVGSYVGYVISAYLTDILGRKKNFVLFAAGSFTIILLYTQMPVSNAVMLWLGFPLGFFASGIFSGMGAFLTELFPTRIRGSGQGFCYNSGRAVAALFPLLIGLLSQHVALSVAIGTFAAVSYAVVVLSALSLPETRGKELEAR, encoded by the coding sequence ATGAGTGCGCCCGAGACACTGGCCGCCAAGGCCCCGCGCCGCGCCGGCCCGTTTGACTGGTATACAGACATCAACCAGCAGGAGCGCCGGGCGTTCTGGAGCTGCAAGATCGGCTATGGCCTGGACGGCATGGACACCCAGATGCTCAGCTTCGTGATCCCGACACTGATCGCCCTCTGGGGGATCACCTCGGCCGAGGCCGGCCTGATCCATACCAGCACCTTGCTCGCCTCGGCCCTGGGCGGCTGGATCGCCGGGATTCTCTCCGACCGCATTGGCCGGGTGCGCACGCTGCAACTCACGGTGCTGTGGTTCGCCTTCTTCACCTTTGTCTGCGGCCTGGCCCAGAACTATGAACAGCTTCTGGTGGCCCGGACCCTGATGGGGTTCGGCTTCGGTGGCGAATGGACCGCCGGTGCGGTGCTGATCGGTGAAGTGATCCGCGCCCAGAACCGTGGCAAGGCAGTGGGCATGGTGCAGTCCGGCTGGGCACTGGGCTGGGGGCTGACGGCGTTGCTCTATGCGCTGTTGTTTTCCCTGCTCCCGCCGGAAGACGCCTGGCGCGGCCTGTTCATCCTCGGCATCCTGCCGGCGATCTTCGTGATTTTCGTCCGGCGCCTGGTCAAGGACCCCGAGGTCTATCGGGAAACCCGGGCCAAGGAGGCGCCGAGCAATCCACCGCGCTTCTACGAGATCTTCGCCCCGGGGATCATCAGTACCACCCTGCGGGCCTCGCTCCTGGCCGCGGGTGCCCAGGGCGGCTACTACGCGATCACGTTCTGGCTGCCGACCTTCCTCAAGACCGAGCGCGGCCTGAGCGTGCTCAGCACCGGTGGCTACCTGGCCATGGTGATCGTCGGTTCCTACGTGGGGTATGTGATCAGTGCCTACCTGACCGATATCCTGGGGCGTAAGAAGAACTTCGTACTGTTCGCCGCCGGCTCCTTCACCATCATCCTGCTCTATACGCAGATGCCGGTCAGCAACGCCGTGATGCTCTGGCTGGGCTTTCCCCTGGGCTTCTTCGCCTCGGGTATCTTCAGTGGCATGGGGGCCTTCCTCACCGAGCTGTTCCCCACGCGCATCCGGGGTTCGGGGCAGGGCTTCTGCTACAACAGCGGCCGGGCAGTGGCGGCGCTGTTTCCACTGCTGATCGGCCTGCTCAGCCAACATGTCGCGTTGAGCGTGGCCATCGGCACCTTCGCCGCGGTTTCCTACGCCGTGGTGGTGCTGTCGGCCTTGAGCCTGCCGGAGACCCGGGGCAAGGAACTCGAGGCACGCTAA
- a CDS encoding 5-oxoprolinase subunit PxpA, translated as MSRLLLNCDIGESFGNWTMGLDAEVMPFINCANIACGFHAGDPGIMRKTVSLALANGVRIGAHPAYQDLAGFGRRSMSYSPQEIQDLLHYQVGALDGICRAQGTQVSYVKPHGALYNDMMAKPSQLRAVIQAVAAYDRQLPLMLMATRDNSAAQALGDEYGVTLWFEAFADRAYDNAGHLVSRQVPGSVHHDPEIIVRQALTIARGEPLVASDGSALLLQANTLCVHGDNASSVAAVQRIREALNQQCGL; from the coding sequence ATGAGCCGCCTGCTATTGAACTGCGACATTGGCGAAAGCTTTGGCAACTGGACCATGGGCCTGGATGCCGAGGTCATGCCCTTTATCAATTGCGCCAACATCGCTTGCGGTTTCCATGCCGGCGACCCGGGGATCATGCGCAAGACCGTGAGCCTGGCCCTGGCCAATGGCGTGCGTATCGGGGCCCACCCTGCCTATCAGGACCTGGCTGGCTTCGGTCGCCGCTCCATGAGCTATTCCCCACAAGAGATCCAGGACCTGCTGCACTACCAGGTCGGTGCCCTCGATGGCATCTGCCGGGCCCAGGGGACGCAGGTCAGCTACGTCAAGCCCCACGGCGCCCTGTACAACGACATGATGGCCAAGCCGAGCCAGTTGCGGGCGGTGATCCAGGCGGTCGCGGCCTACGACCGGCAACTGCCGCTGATGCTCATGGCCACTCGCGACAACAGTGCGGCCCAGGCCCTGGGGGACGAATATGGCGTGACCCTGTGGTTCGAGGCCTTCGCCGACCGGGCCTATGACAATGCCGGGCATCTGGTATCGCGCCAGGTACCCGGTTCGGTGCACCACGACCCCGAGATCATCGTCCGGCAAGCCCTGACCATCGCCCGAGGCGAACCCCTGGTCGCCAGCGATGGCAGCGCCTTGCTGCTACAGGCCAATACCCTGTGCGTGCATGGCGACAACGCCAGCTCGGTGGCAGCGGTACAGCGCATCCGTGAAGCCTTGAACCAGCAGTGCGGTCTATGA
- the pxpB gene encoding 5-oxoprolinase subunit PxpB — protein sequence MKPTIEVVAIDCLMVRLFESIAEDNMPWMLSAAERLRQAFGTWLIDLVPSYTTLMLHYDLHALAPSEARALIDTALAELTPLDARGGREHVLPVWYDPSVGPELALLSRRSGLSVAEVIECHSQREYQVFALGFAPGFAFMGLVQELLAAPRLDTPRKRVAAGSVGIAERQTAAYPVVSPGGWNLIGRTPSRLFDRQRDGYSLLQPGDRVRFAPVEHAEFIRLGGDDRPLEVSA from the coding sequence ATGAAACCAACGATTGAAGTGGTGGCCATCGATTGCCTGATGGTGCGTCTGTTCGAGAGCATCGCCGAAGACAACATGCCCTGGATGCTCTCCGCTGCCGAGCGTTTGCGCCAGGCTTTCGGCACCTGGTTGATCGACCTGGTGCCGTCCTACACCACGCTGATGCTGCATTACGACCTGCATGCCCTGGCCCCGTCCGAGGCACGAGCGTTGATCGATACGGCCCTGGCCGAGTTGACCCCGCTCGATGCCCGGGGTGGGCGCGAGCACGTGCTGCCGGTGTGGTATGACCCCAGCGTCGGGCCGGAGCTGGCGCTGTTGTCCCGGCGTAGCGGGTTGTCGGTGGCCGAGGTGATCGAATGCCATAGCCAGCGCGAGTACCAGGTGTTCGCCCTGGGGTTTGCCCCCGGATTCGCGTTCATGGGACTGGTGCAAGAGTTGCTGGCAGCGCCCCGGCTCGATACTCCACGCAAGCGCGTGGCAGCCGGTAGCGTTGGTATTGCCGAGCGCCAGACCGCCGCGTACCCGGTGGTCTCGCCCGGTGGCTGGAACCTGATCGGGCGGACACCGAGTCGTTTGTTCGATCGCCAGCGTGATGGCTATAGCCTGTTGCAGCCGGGGGACCGGGTGCGCTTTGCGCCGGTGGAGCATGCGGAGTTCATCCGCCTGGGAGGTGACGACCGGCCTCTGGAGGTGTCGGCATGA